Proteins co-encoded in one Capnocytophaga ochracea DSM 7271 genomic window:
- a CDS encoding YebC/PmpR family DNA-binding transcriptional regulator, whose translation MGRAFEFRKARKFKRWAAMAKTFTRLGKDIVMAVKEGGPHPESNSRLRAVIQNAKAANMPKENIERAIKKATEKDTANYKEVLFEGYAPHGIAVLIETATDNNNRTVANIRSYFNKCNGTLGTSGSVEFMFDHTCNFRINGNGIDPEELELEMIDFGAEEVFVDEDGILIYAPFESFGAIQKELESRNIEILSSGFERIPQVTKELTPEEQADVEKLLEKIEEDEDVQQVYHTMKEAEE comes from the coding sequence ATGGGAAGAGCATTTGAATTTAGAAAAGCCCGTAAATTTAAGCGTTGGGCAGCAATGGCAAAAACATTTACCCGTTTAGGGAAAGACATCGTAATGGCAGTGAAAGAAGGAGGTCCTCACCCTGAGAGTAACTCGCGTTTGCGTGCCGTGATACAGAATGCCAAAGCCGCCAATATGCCTAAAGAAAATATTGAGCGTGCCATCAAAAAAGCAACTGAAAAAGATACTGCAAACTATAAAGAAGTTCTTTTTGAAGGCTATGCTCCTCACGGTATTGCTGTACTCATAGAAACGGCAACCGACAATAACAACCGTACCGTAGCTAATATCCGCAGTTATTTTAACAAGTGTAATGGTACTTTAGGTACATCGGGGTCAGTGGAGTTTATGTTCGACCACACTTGTAACTTCCGTATTAATGGCAATGGGATAGACCCCGAAGAGTTGGAACTCGAAATGATAGACTTCGGGGCAGAAGAAGTGTTCGTAGACGAAGACGGTATCCTCATCTATGCGCCTTTTGAGAGCTTTGGAGCTATCCAAAAAGAGTTAGAAAGCCGTAACATAGAAATCTTATCGTCAGGCTTTGAGCGTATTCCACAAGTAACGAAAGAACTTACCCCTGAAGAACAAGCCGATGTGGAGAAACTTCTCGAGAAGATAGAAGAAGATGAGGACGTGCAACAGGTGTACCACACGATGAAAGAAGCGGAAGAATAA
- a CDS encoding CapA family protein, whose translation MQRILLLIALSFSGYATAQIDSLVHTTVDTLLVRTKDTLTIVAVGDVMIGSGFPAGYLPKDDAVNSFKYVKPYLKGDIVFGNLEGAILDSGDSEKCKSGDFEKCKDTEESPCYVFRMPNRYGKIIKEAGFNLMSTANNHANDFGEKGRRNTAKILDKVGIYHAGPVEKKSVVFEKEGIKYGFCAFSPNSNMLSINNIEQATDLVKELRPQADILIVSFHGGAEGSKNTRVPRADEFFFGENRGNVYKFAHSVIDAGADIVLGHGPHVTRAVEVYNRKFIAYSMGNFNTYGHFNLQGVNGIAPLLDIKIDRKGNFLYANVISVKQTKVKGLKLDNDCKVFNEMKRLTHLDFPETPLHFVNNQILIKTTEQTDNKLITNN comes from the coding sequence ATGCAGAGAATCTTATTGTTAATAGCATTAAGTTTTAGTGGATATGCTACAGCCCAAATAGATAGTTTGGTGCATACTACTGTTGATACCTTACTCGTTCGTACCAAAGATACGCTTACCATAGTAGCCGTTGGCGATGTGATGATAGGCTCGGGTTTTCCTGCTGGTTATTTGCCTAAGGACGATGCGGTGAACAGTTTTAAATACGTAAAACCCTATCTGAAAGGTGATATTGTGTTCGGAAATTTAGAAGGAGCGATACTCGATAGTGGCGATTCGGAGAAGTGCAAGAGCGGCGATTTCGAGAAGTGCAAGGATACAGAAGAGAGTCCTTGCTATGTTTTCCGTATGCCCAACCGCTATGGGAAAATCATTAAGGAAGCAGGTTTTAACCTGATGAGCACCGCTAATAATCACGCCAATGACTTTGGTGAAAAAGGACGGCGCAATACGGCTAAAATACTCGATAAGGTGGGTATATACCACGCAGGACCAGTAGAAAAAAAGTCGGTTGTATTTGAGAAAGAAGGCATAAAGTACGGTTTTTGTGCTTTTTCGCCCAATAGTAATATGCTATCGATAAACAACATAGAACAAGCTACCGATTTGGTAAAAGAATTGCGCCCACAGGCGGATATCCTCATTGTTTCTTTCCACGGAGGTGCTGAAGGCTCTAAAAATACACGCGTGCCGAGAGCTGATGAGTTTTTCTTCGGTGAAAATAGGGGGAATGTGTATAAGTTTGCGCACTCGGTAATAGACGCAGGTGCCGATATTGTATTGGGGCACGGACCTCACGTTACCCGTGCGGTGGAAGTGTACAATAGGAAGTTTATCGCTTATAGTATGGGAAATTTCAATACTTATGGGCATTTTAATCTGCAAGGAGTTAATGGTATTGCTCCTTTGCTTGATATTAAGATTGACCGCAAAGGCAATTTTCTTTATGCCAATGTGATTTCAGTGAAACAGACGAAAGTGAAAGGATTAAAACTCGATAATGATTGCAAGGTGTTTAATGAGATGAAACGCCTTACTCATCTTGACTTTCCTGAGACACCTTTACACTTTGTGAATAACCAAATTTTGATTAAGACAACAGAACAGACAGATAACAAACTAATAACTAATAACTAA
- a CDS encoding phosphatidylserine decarboxylase family protein, with protein MFHKEGFKIILITLFAVIGISVIAHYFVDILWLKKLIQIVAFLFLIAILQFFRNPKRITPKNDQHIIAPVDGKVVVIEEVFEKEYFKDKRLQVSIFMSPVNVHVTRYALGGKVTYSEYHPGKYLVAWHPKASEENERTTIVVDNPVFGEVLYRQIAGALAKRIVNYAKVGETVVQGEDAGFIKFGSRVDVYLPLGTKINVQLNQTVKGGIDVIAEK; from the coding sequence ATGTTTCACAAAGAAGGTTTTAAGATTATTCTCATTACGCTATTCGCCGTGATAGGTATATCGGTTATAGCGCATTATTTTGTTGATATACTGTGGCTTAAAAAGCTTATACAGATAGTAGCTTTTTTATTTTTGATAGCTATATTGCAGTTCTTTAGAAATCCTAAACGCATTACGCCTAAAAATGACCAGCATATTATCGCTCCCGTAGACGGTAAGGTGGTGGTGATAGAAGAAGTGTTTGAGAAAGAATATTTTAAAGATAAACGTTTGCAGGTATCGATTTTTATGTCGCCTGTGAATGTGCACGTAACTCGTTATGCTTTAGGCGGAAAGGTTACTTATAGCGAGTATCACCCGGGGAAGTATTTGGTGGCGTGGCACCCTAAGGCTTCCGAAGAGAATGAACGTACTACCATAGTGGTAGATAACCCAGTGTTCGGTGAAGTTTTATACCGACAAATAGCGGGAGCATTGGCTAAACGCATTGTGAATTATGCCAAAGTGGGAGAAACAGTGGTACAAGGCGAAGATGCTGGATTTATCAAATTCGGGTCGCGTGTAGACGTGTATTTGCCTTTGGGGACGAAAATAAATGTACAACTCAATCAGACCGTAAAAGGAGGAATTGATGTGATTGCCGAAAAATAA
- the prmA gene encoding 50S ribosomal protein L11 methyltransferase: MNYIEYTFTIAPMGVASEILVAELAEVGFESFVDTETGLQAYIQEPFWNADILSDIQILHSEEFQITYTHQTIEQVNWNEEWEKHFEPITVDDECTVRATFHPEAHTPYEIVIDPKMSFGTGHHETTYMMLQFLLKEELKGKKVLDMGCGTSVLAIMAAKRGATEVLAIDVDEWCVENSIENVERNGCKHIKVQLGDASSLANEKDFDLIIANINRNILLNDIPQYVPVLKAGGSLLLSGFYKEEIPLIREKAEAYGLQYIENLERNNWVAVKFKKQA, translated from the coding sequence ATGAATTACATAGAATACACTTTTACCATTGCCCCTATGGGGGTTGCTTCTGAAATATTAGTTGCCGAACTTGCCGAAGTAGGCTTCGAGAGCTTTGTAGATACCGAAACCGGTTTGCAGGCTTATATACAAGAACCCTTTTGGAATGCTGATATACTCTCTGACATACAGATACTTCACAGTGAGGAGTTCCAAATTACCTACACACATCAAACTATTGAACAGGTGAATTGGAATGAGGAATGGGAAAAACACTTCGAGCCTATCACCGTAGACGATGAGTGTACCGTACGTGCTACCTTTCACCCCGAAGCACATACCCCTTATGAAATTGTTATCGACCCTAAGATGAGTTTCGGTACTGGTCATCACGAAACTACTTATATGATGTTGCAATTCCTTTTAAAGGAAGAACTCAAAGGCAAAAAGGTACTCGATATGGGTTGTGGCACAAGCGTACTCGCTATTATGGCAGCCAAACGCGGTGCTACTGAGGTACTCGCCATTGATGTAGACGAATGGTGTGTAGAGAACTCCATTGAAAACGTAGAACGCAATGGTTGTAAGCACATCAAAGTACAGTTGGGAGATGCTTCTTCACTGGCTAATGAAAAAGACTTCGACCTTATTATTGCGAATATCAACCGTAATATTCTCTTAAACGATATACCGCAGTATGTACCAGTTCTCAAAGCAGGAGGCTCTCTCTTGCTCAGTGGTTTTTACAAGGAAGAAATACCTCTTATCCGCGAAAAAGCAGAAGCATACGGTTTGCAATACATCGAGAACTTAGAACGCAACAACTGGGTAGCAGTAAAATTCAAAAAACAAGCCTAA
- a CDS encoding SMUG2 DNA glycosylase family protein: MSTFADRIINFNTHLEYNQSLPKGFDVLNPYMDNPETMEVMRAFYHKFYNDNRQRKFIIGINPSRHGAGVTGVPFTDTKRLKSECGITMKSAHTHEVSSVFMYDMIKAYGGVTKFYNDFYINSPFPLAIVRKASDGKWLNANYYDEEALFKSLKDYMIETLKKHIALGVDAQKVFVLGKKNATFLQKLNKEATLFGEMVVLEHPRFIQQYKSKEKQLYIDKFLTSFGI; encoded by the coding sequence ATGAGTACTTTCGCCGATAGAATTATTAACTTCAACACACATTTAGAGTACAACCAATCCTTGCCTAAGGGTTTTGATGTGCTGAATCCTTATATGGATAACCCTGAAACTATGGAGGTAATGCGTGCTTTTTATCACAAATTCTACAACGATAACCGTCAGCGGAAATTCATTATAGGCATCAATCCCAGCCGACACGGGGCAGGAGTTACAGGCGTTCCTTTTACTGATACCAAGCGATTAAAAAGCGAGTGTGGCATTACAATGAAGTCGGCACATACTCACGAAGTATCATCTGTTTTTATGTATGATATGATAAAAGCATACGGTGGAGTCACTAAGTTCTACAATGATTTTTATATCAATTCTCCTTTTCCTTTGGCTATTGTGCGAAAAGCCTCTGACGGCAAATGGCTCAATGCTAATTATTACGATGAAGAAGCACTCTTCAAATCATTAAAGGACTATATGATAGAAACTTTAAAAAAGCATATCGCCTTAGGAGTAGATGCTCAAAAGGTGTTCGTATTAGGCAAAAAGAACGCTACTTTCTTACAAAAATTGAATAAAGAAGCTACTTTATTTGGTGAAATGGTAGTATTAGAGCATCCTCGCTTTATCCAACAGTATAAATCAAAAGAAAAACAGCTGTATATCGATAAGTTTTTGACGAGTTTTGGAATATAG
- a CDS encoding phytoene desaturase family protein: protein MKQYDVLVIGSGLSGLFSALLLAKAGKKVCILEKNEQYGGNLQTFVRNNTLFDTGVHYIGSFAEGQVLYEYFKDVGIANHLSVERLDTNGYDRICFGDTPNVMYPHAQGYENFVQQLLTYFPNEKKALEEYAHTMQSICDKFPLYRHKQAVADYDVHTLSLKLLDFLNGITTNDRLKAVLLGSNFLYGGADEQTPLYVHALSVNSYIESAWRLTQGGSQITNLLIEKLRQYGADLFNQREVIGFEYSEGNTINTVLTKQGEQFVAKQIISAIDVKQLLNITGKKPFKPSFCKRVQGLQPTVAAFSLHLVLKPNSFRYLPYNVYWFKDNNSVYHATNYPTNNFPISYMLSMNPPKDGGEYTDNVTILTYMNTDELQRWQNSFTTNTEGNHRGNQYEVFKSQRAMDLLDVVAQQFPTLKSAIAHYYTSTPLTYRDYIGNPTGALYGYKKNANHIMESVFMPQTHIKNLYVTGQSVAMHGLVGVTISAVLTYQILMRSSGFL, encoded by the coding sequence ATGAAGCAATACGATGTTTTGGTGATAGGTAGCGGACTTTCGGGGCTCTTTTCGGCTTTGCTCTTGGCAAAAGCAGGAAAGAAAGTGTGTATATTGGAGAAAAATGAGCAGTATGGAGGTAATTTACAAACTTTTGTGCGCAATAATACGCTGTTTGATACAGGAGTGCATTACATAGGAAGTTTTGCTGAAGGTCAGGTGTTATACGAATATTTTAAAGATGTAGGTATAGCCAATCATCTTTCGGTAGAACGCCTTGATACAAACGGCTACGACCGTATTTGTTTTGGTGATACACCTAACGTGATGTATCCTCACGCTCAGGGCTATGAGAACTTCGTACAACAACTCCTCACCTACTTCCCCAATGAAAAAAAAGCCTTAGAAGAGTATGCTCACACAATGCAATCTATTTGCGATAAGTTTCCACTCTACCGCCATAAACAAGCAGTAGCCGATTACGATGTGCATACACTTTCCTTAAAACTCTTAGACTTTCTCAACGGTATCACAACTAATGACCGACTCAAAGCAGTGCTCTTAGGCTCTAACTTTCTCTATGGAGGTGCTGATGAGCAGACACCTTTATACGTGCACGCGCTATCGGTTAATTCATATATAGAAAGCGCTTGGCGACTCACACAAGGGGGTAGCCAAATCACCAACTTGCTCATTGAAAAATTGCGCCAATACGGTGCTGACCTTTTCAACCAAAGGGAGGTCATAGGCTTTGAATACAGTGAGGGGAATACTATCAACACAGTACTCACCAAGCAAGGAGAGCAGTTTGTTGCAAAACAAATCATCTCGGCTATAGATGTAAAGCAACTACTCAACATCACAGGCAAAAAGCCTTTTAAGCCTTCTTTTTGCAAACGCGTGCAGGGCTTACAACCTACGGTTGCTGCCTTTTCATTGCATTTGGTACTCAAGCCAAATTCTTTTCGCTACTTGCCCTATAATGTGTATTGGTTTAAGGATAATAACAGCGTTTACCACGCTACTAATTACCCTACTAACAACTTCCCGATTTCGTATATGCTCTCTATGAATCCACCCAAGGACGGCGGAGAGTATACTGATAATGTTACTATCCTCACCTATATGAACACTGATGAACTGCAACGCTGGCAAAATAGTTTTACTACCAACACCGAGGGTAATCATAGAGGCAACCAGTATGAAGTTTTCAAAAGTCAACGTGCTATGGATTTATTAGATGTAGTTGCTCAACAATTTCCTACACTCAAAAGTGCTATTGCTCATTACTACACCTCTACCCCACTCACTTACCGCGATTATATAGGCAACCCTACGGGAGCATTGTACGGCTACAAAAAAAACGCTAACCATATAATGGAAAGCGTTTTTATGCCACAAACTCACATCAAAAATTTGTATGTTACAGGGCAGAGTGTTGCAATGCACGGATTAGTAGGAGTTACTATTAGTGCGGTGCTCACCTACCAAATTTTGATGCGGTCTTCAGGTTTTTTATAG
- a CDS encoding M13 family metallopeptidase, translating to MMRKTVKTALLFSSAALIVACGENNKKSENAMTDKNADKGIALAEMDTTVRPQDDFYNYVNGTWAKTAKIPADKPTWGSFHILREKTDENCLLILDNLLKENFAQGTEGQKIKDLYESFIDWKKRDAEGLKPIEGYLNKIEAIKNLTDLQKYLEEVTREGENPICAWGVYADMKDSNMNTVYLGNFSIGMGRDYYQKDNKENTEALQKYQDYVKAIFKVLKDDKAAEKAKQMVDFERSVAKLMLTNEEDRNPNLSYNPQTMAELSKLVKNLNLPQFLKNVGVNTDKVVVSEIRLYKQYDKFINEKNLPLIKDYLKYQLVADNASNLTKELDELSFNFYNKELQGQQEQRPMNKRALSVINGILGEAFGKLYVEKYFPPKAKEEMVTLVDYLKKSFAQHIKDVTWMSEATKEKALAKLNKFTVKVGYPDKWEDYSKLTIEPAAKTVYFANLQRVSEWAYQKSLEKVGKPVDKTKWGMSPQTVNAYYNPLYNEIVFPAAILQPPFFNFEADPAVNFGGIGAVIGHEMTHGFDDSGAEFDGDGNLKNWWTPEDKKNFENATKALAKQYDQYEPVKGVFVNGTFTSGENIADLGGVNIAFDALQMYLKDKGNVGKISNFTQEQRFFISWGTVWRTLSTDKYLTNQVKTDPHSPGYFRSFGPLVNVDAWYKAFDVKEGDKLYKKPEDRIKIW from the coding sequence ATGATGAGAAAAACAGTAAAAACCGCACTGTTGTTTTCGTCGGCAGCACTCATCGTTGCTTGTGGCGAAAATAACAAAAAATCAGAAAATGCAATGACAGACAAAAATGCAGACAAGGGGATTGCTCTTGCTGAAATGGACACTACGGTGCGTCCGCAAGATGATTTCTACAATTATGTGAACGGCACTTGGGCTAAAACTGCCAAAATACCAGCCGATAAACCTACGTGGGGCTCTTTCCATATCCTACGCGAGAAAACCGATGAGAATTGCTTGCTCATCTTGGATAACCTCCTCAAGGAAAACTTTGCTCAAGGTACTGAAGGTCAGAAAATAAAAGACCTCTACGAATCGTTTATCGATTGGAAAAAGCGTGATGCCGAAGGGCTTAAACCTATTGAAGGTTATTTGAATAAGATTGAGGCTATTAAAAACCTCACAGACCTTCAAAAGTATTTGGAAGAGGTAACTCGCGAGGGTGAAAACCCTATCTGTGCTTGGGGGGTATATGCCGATATGAAGGATTCTAATATGAATACTGTGTATCTCGGCAACTTTAGCATCGGTATGGGCCGCGATTACTATCAAAAAGACAACAAGGAGAATACTGAGGCTTTACAAAAGTATCAAGATTATGTAAAGGCTATCTTCAAAGTGCTTAAAGACGACAAAGCCGCTGAGAAAGCTAAACAAATGGTAGATTTTGAACGCTCGGTAGCCAAATTGATGCTCACCAATGAGGAAGATCGCAATCCTAACCTTAGCTACAACCCTCAAACAATGGCTGAGCTCAGCAAGTTGGTGAAGAACCTCAATCTACCTCAGTTTCTTAAAAACGTAGGGGTGAACACTGATAAAGTAGTTGTTTCTGAAATTCGTTTGTACAAACAATACGATAAGTTTATCAACGAAAAGAACTTACCTCTTATCAAAGATTACCTCAAATATCAATTAGTAGCCGATAATGCGAGCAACCTTACCAAAGAACTTGATGAGCTTTCTTTTAACTTCTACAACAAGGAGTTGCAAGGACAACAAGAACAACGTCCAATGAACAAACGCGCGCTAAGCGTTATCAATGGTATTTTGGGTGAAGCCTTTGGTAAATTGTATGTAGAAAAGTATTTTCCACCTAAAGCTAAAGAAGAAATGGTTACTTTGGTAGATTATCTCAAAAAGAGCTTTGCACAACACATTAAAGATGTAACTTGGATGTCAGAGGCTACTAAGGAAAAGGCTTTGGCTAAACTTAATAAATTTACTGTGAAGGTAGGTTACCCCGATAAGTGGGAAGACTACTCTAAACTGACCATTGAACCGGCTGCTAAAACGGTGTATTTTGCTAACTTGCAACGCGTGAGTGAATGGGCTTACCAAAAGAGTTTGGAAAAAGTAGGTAAGCCTGTAGATAAAACTAAATGGGGTATGTCGCCTCAAACAGTGAATGCGTATTACAATCCATTGTATAATGAAATCGTTTTCCCTGCGGCTATCTTACAACCTCCTTTCTTCAATTTCGAAGCCGACCCTGCGGTGAACTTCGGTGGTATTGGTGCTGTAATAGGTCACGAAATGACACACGGATTTGACGATAGTGGCGCTGAATTTGACGGCGATGGTAATCTAAAAAATTGGTGGACTCCTGAAGATAAAAAGAACTTTGAGAACGCTACTAAAGCCCTTGCTAAACAATACGACCAATACGAACCTGTAAAAGGTGTATTCGTAAATGGTACTTTCACCAGTGGTGAGAACATAGCTGACCTCGGTGGGGTAAATATTGCTTTTGATGCTTTGCAAATGTACTTAAAAGATAAAGGTAATGTAGGTAAAATAAGCAATTTCACTCAAGAACAACGTTTCTTTATCTCTTGGGGTACCGTATGGCGTACGCTTTCGACTGATAAATACCTTACAAACCAAGTAAAAACCGACCCTCATAGCCCAGGATATTTCCGTTCATTTGGTCCGCTTGTGAATGTAGATGCTTGGTATAAAGCCTTTGATGTAAAAGAAGGTGATAAACTCTATAAAAAACCTGAAGACCGCATCAAAATTTGGTAG
- a CDS encoding flavin reductase family protein translates to MKSFLPTMFYYGFPVVLLTTTDKDGNADVTPISSTFTLGVNAVIALVKLNKAYHNVMEVPEVVFNLPTAAMWEKVEAIAPYTAQNPVPPQKMGKYTYTDDKFSIGGFTQLPSEKVRPPRIAECPIQAEAKVKNVNDRDAYVLVELEFVQVHAEDHLVMEGNKINPLEWEPLIYNFKHYYGLGEHKGLNFSIK, encoded by the coding sequence ATGAAGTCTTTTTTACCAACTATGTTTTATTACGGGTTTCCTGTAGTACTTCTTACTACTACCGATAAAGATGGAAACGCCGATGTAACGCCTATTTCAAGCACCTTTACTTTAGGTGTGAATGCTGTGATAGCGCTTGTAAAACTAAACAAGGCTTATCATAATGTGATGGAAGTGCCCGAGGTAGTTTTTAACCTCCCTACGGCAGCTATGTGGGAAAAAGTAGAGGCAATTGCCCCTTATACCGCTCAAAACCCTGTGCCCCCTCAAAAAATGGGTAAATACACTTATACTGACGACAAGTTTAGTATTGGAGGATTTACTCAATTACCTTCAGAAAAAGTACGCCCTCCGCGTATTGCCGAATGTCCTATTCAGGCAGAAGCTAAAGTGAAAAACGTGAATGACCGCGATGCTTATGTACTTGTAGAATTGGAATTTGTGCAAGTACACGCTGAAGACCATTTGGTAATGGAAGGTAATAAAATCAATCCACTAGAGTGGGAACCACTTATCTATAATTTTAAACATTATTACGGATTGGGAGAACACAAAGGTTTGAATTTCAGTATTAAGTAA
- the ettA gene encoding energy-dependent translational throttle protein EttA — translation MADDKKIIFSMNKVSKTYSSTNKQVLKDIYLSFFYGAKIGILGLNGSGKSSLLKIIAGIDKNYQGEVVFAPNYTVGYLEQEPHLDDDKTVIEVVREGVAETVKLLEEFNHINDLFGLEENYSDPDKMQKLMDKQAELQDKIDALNAWELDNQLEVAMEALRTPEPNTPIKVLSGGERRRVALCRLLLQQPDVLLLDEPTNHLDAESVLWLEQHLQQYAGTVIAVTHDRYFLDNVAGWILELDRGEGIPWKGNYSSWLDQKAKRLAQEQKTENKRQKVLERELEWVRQGAKGRQAKQKARLQNYDRLLNEDQKQLEEKLEIYIPNGPRLGTNVIEARHVAKAFGDKLLYDDLNFVLPQAGIVGVIGPNGAGKSTIFRMIMGEEQPDSGEFLVGDTVKIAYVDQTHKQIDPEKSIWENFSGGQDLIMMGGRQVNSRAYLSRFNFGGSEQNKKVATLSGGERNRLHLAMTLKEEGNVLLLDEPTNDLDVNTLRALEEGLENFAGCAVVISHDRWFLDRICTHILAFEGDSQVYFFEGSFSEYEENKKKRLGKEVTPTRIKYKKLVR, via the coding sequence ATGGCAGACGATAAGAAAATCATTTTCTCGATGAATAAGGTAAGCAAAACCTATTCATCTACTAATAAACAGGTACTCAAAGATATTTACCTAAGTTTCTTCTATGGAGCCAAAATCGGTATTTTAGGGCTTAATGGCTCTGGTAAATCCTCTCTGCTAAAAATTATTGCAGGAATAGATAAAAACTATCAAGGAGAAGTAGTATTTGCTCCTAATTATACCGTAGGCTATCTCGAACAAGAGCCTCATCTTGATGATGATAAAACTGTTATTGAAGTAGTACGCGAAGGAGTAGCCGAAACAGTAAAACTCTTAGAGGAATTCAATCATATCAACGATCTTTTTGGGCTCGAGGAAAACTATTCTGACCCCGATAAGATGCAAAAGCTGATGGATAAGCAAGCCGAGTTACAAGACAAGATAGATGCCTTGAATGCTTGGGAACTCGACAATCAGTTAGAAGTAGCGATGGAAGCCCTCCGTACCCCTGAACCCAATACGCCTATCAAAGTGCTTTCGGGAGGAGAACGCCGTAGGGTAGCACTCTGCCGTCTGCTCTTGCAACAACCCGATGTTTTGTTACTCGACGAGCCAACTAACCACCTCGATGCAGAATCGGTATTGTGGTTAGAACAGCATTTACAACAGTATGCAGGTACAGTTATAGCCGTTACCCACGACCGTTATTTTTTAGACAATGTAGCGGGCTGGATATTAGAACTCGATCGTGGAGAAGGTATTCCTTGGAAGGGCAATTACTCTTCTTGGCTCGACCAAAAAGCTAAACGTTTGGCTCAAGAACAGAAAACTGAAAACAAACGTCAAAAAGTATTGGAGCGTGAGCTCGAATGGGTACGTCAAGGAGCTAAAGGACGTCAAGCCAAACAAAAAGCACGTTTGCAGAATTATGACCGTCTGCTCAATGAAGACCAAAAACAATTAGAAGAAAAGTTGGAAATATATATTCCCAACGGACCTCGTTTAGGAACTAATGTAATAGAAGCACGTCACGTAGCCAAAGCTTTTGGTGATAAACTACTCTATGATGATTTAAACTTTGTGCTTCCTCAAGCAGGAATAGTAGGAGTGATAGGTCCTAATGGAGCAGGTAAATCTACTATCTTCCGTATGATAATGGGTGAAGAACAGCCCGATAGTGGTGAGTTTCTGGTAGGTGACACGGTGAAGATAGCTTATGTAGACCAAACTCACAAACAAATAGACCCCGAGAAGTCTATATGGGAGAACTTTTCTGGTGGGCAAGACCTCATTATGATGGGGGGTAGACAAGTGAACTCTCGTGCTTATCTCAGTAGATTTAACTTTGGTGGTAGCGAACAAAATAAAAAAGTAGCCACTCTTTCAGGAGGAGAACGCAACCGTTTACACTTGGCAATGACTCTTAAAGAAGAGGGTAACGTATTACTGTTAGACGAGCCTACCAACGATTTAGACGTAAATACTCTTCGCGCCTTAGAAGAAGGTTTAGAGAACTTTGCAGGTTGTGCAGTAGTGATTTCACACGACCGTTGGTTTTTAGACCGTATTTGTACTCATATTTTAGCTTTTGAAGGTGACTCACAAGTGTATTTCTTTGAAGGTAGCTTTTCAGAGTATGAAGAGAATAAGAAAAAACGACTTGGCAAAGAAGTAACACCTACTCGTATTAAGTATAAGAAATTAGTACGGTAA
- a CDS encoding winged helix-turn-helix domain-containing protein, translated as MFADLDPILHSQLRLAIVSLLVSEEKADFARIKEITKATSGNISVQIQKLETAGYITVKKSFKDNYPNTEVQLTKEGLLAFERYVEALKSYISR; from the coding sequence ATGTTCGCTGATTTAGACCCTATTTTGCACTCACAGCTTCGTTTGGCTATCGTCTCTCTATTGGTTTCAGAAGAAAAGGCTGATTTTGCCCGTATTAAGGAAATAACCAAAGCTACCTCTGGTAATATTTCTGTGCAAATCCAGAAGTTAGAGACTGCTGGTTATATCACTGTCAAAAAATCTTTTAAAGATAACTACCCCAATACCGAAGTTCAGCTCACCAAAGAAGGTCTTTTAGCTTTTGAGCGATATGTAGAGGCACTAAAAAGCTATATTAGCCGTTAG